From one Bacteroides fragilis NCTC 9343 genomic stretch:
- a CDS encoding iron ABC transporter permease translates to MKRPTIPLMLLIAASIFVFFLLNLLLGSVSIPIGSVWNILWGGTDESVIWQNIIWKSRVPQALTALVAGAGLSISGLQMQTVFRNPLAGPSVLGISSGASLGVAFVVLLSGAFGGVALSKLGYMGEVALSLAAVIGALSVMALIVYVSQKVKGNVTLLIIGVMIGYVASAVIGVLKYFSVEEDIRAYVIWGLGSFARVSGDQMTLFVCIMVVLIPLSFLLIKTMNLMLLGDGYARNLGLNIKRARLLVISCSGVLVAIVTAYCGPIMFIGLAVPHLCRAIFHTSDHRILMPATLLAGASLALVCNLVARMPGFEGALPVNSVTALVGAPVVASVLFRKRKSELSE, encoded by the coding sequence ATGAAACGACCGACAATACCTCTTATGCTGCTTATAGCCGCATCTATTTTTGTCTTTTTTCTGCTGAATCTGCTTCTGGGCTCGGTTTCCATTCCCATCGGTTCGGTATGGAACATACTTTGGGGCGGAACGGATGAATCCGTTATCTGGCAAAATATCATCTGGAAGTCACGGGTACCGCAGGCTTTGACCGCTTTGGTGGCGGGTGCCGGACTTTCTATCAGTGGCTTGCAGATGCAGACCGTATTTCGTAATCCGCTGGCAGGACCTTCTGTACTTGGTATCAGTTCCGGTGCCAGCCTGGGAGTGGCTTTCGTGGTATTGTTGTCCGGAGCATTTGGAGGCGTGGCACTTAGCAAATTGGGATATATGGGCGAGGTGGCTCTTTCGTTGGCGGCCGTTATCGGTGCCCTGTCGGTGATGGCGCTTATTGTGTATGTATCCCAAAAAGTGAAAGGAAATGTAACTTTGTTGATTATCGGTGTGATGATTGGCTATGTGGCGAGTGCCGTTATCGGTGTACTCAAATATTTTAGTGTGGAAGAAGACATCCGCGCTTACGTCATTTGGGGGTTGGGTAGCTTTGCCCGCGTCTCCGGTGATCAGATGACCTTGTTCGTCTGTATCATGGTTGTGCTGATTCCGCTCTCTTTCCTGTTGATTAAAACCATGAATCTGATGCTGCTTGGCGATGGGTATGCACGTAACTTGGGATTGAACATCAAGCGTGCCCGCCTGTTGGTCATTTCATGTTCGGGAGTGCTTGTGGCCATCGTGACCGCTTATTGCGGACCGATTATGTTCATTGGTTTGGCGGTTCCTCATCTTTGCCGTGCCATCTTTCATACCTCGGATCACCGCATCCTGATGCCGGCCACTTTGCTGGCAGGTGCTTCGTTGGCTTTGGTATGCAATCTAGTTGCCCGCATGCCGGGCTTTGAGGGAGCTCTTCCGGTCAACTCCGTGACTGCTCTGGTAGGCGCGCCGGTCGTGGCATCAGTGTTGTTCCGTAAGCGTAAAAGTGAATTAAGTGAATAA
- a CDS encoding ABC transporter ATP-binding protein: MKQKTIHIENLSIGYLGKTDVKVVADRINAGINCGELTCLLGANGVGKSTLLRTLSAFQPKLGGKIEIVGKEIDAYTDKELSTVISVVLTEKCDIRNMTVHELVGLGRSPYTDFWGTLRGEDKEVVERSIALVKIQNLAHRMVHTLSDGERQKVMIAKALAQETPVIFLDEPTAFLDFPSKVEMMQLLHRLSRQTNKTIFLSTHDLELALQIADKIWLMDKMNGVTIGTPEDLSLSGKLSSFFARKGIVFDLETGLFRVDNEYTSQIRLVGHGQKYAMVRKALQRNGILANRTVESDTYIETGDLKDGNGFILHPQEGEAVTLNSIEELLERLQAGSAERAV; this comes from the coding sequence ATGAAGCAAAAAACCATTCATATAGAGAATCTTTCGATAGGCTACCTGGGTAAGACCGATGTTAAAGTTGTGGCCGATCGTATCAATGCCGGCATTAACTGTGGCGAACTGACTTGCCTGTTGGGAGCTAATGGAGTAGGGAAGTCCACCCTATTGCGTACACTTTCGGCATTTCAACCTAAATTGGGGGGTAAGATAGAGATTGTGGGCAAGGAGATCGATGCATATACCGACAAGGAACTGTCAACCGTCATTAGCGTAGTGCTCACTGAGAAATGTGATATTCGCAATATGACGGTGCACGAGCTTGTAGGCTTGGGACGCAGTCCGTATACCGATTTTTGGGGAACACTTCGCGGAGAAGATAAGGAGGTGGTCGAACGTTCCATTGCTTTGGTGAAGATTCAGAACCTGGCACACCGCATGGTGCATACCCTGAGTGATGGTGAGCGACAGAAAGTGATGATTGCCAAAGCGCTGGCACAAGAGACTCCGGTGATCTTTCTGGACGAACCGACGGCATTTCTCGATTTCCCCAGTAAAGTGGAGATGATGCAGTTGCTTCATCGGTTGAGCCGCCAGACCAATAAAACGATTTTTCTTTCCACACATGATCTGGAGCTGGCTTTACAGATTGCCGATAAAATCTGGTTGATGGACAAGATGAACGGGGTGACTATCGGTACTCCGGAAGATCTGTCACTGAGTGGCAAACTGAGTAGTTTCTTTGCCCGTAAAGGCATTGTGTTCGATTTGGAGACGGGCTTGTTCCGGGTAGACAACGAATATACATCGCAGATACGCCTGGTGGGGCATGGACAGAAATATGCCATGGTGCGTAAAGCCCTGCAACGTAACGGGATTTTGGCTAATCGTACTGTCGAGTCGGATACCTACATCGAAACCGGTGATCTGAAAGACGGTAACGGATTCATCCTACATCCGCAGGAAGGGGAAGCCGTAACGCTGAACAGCATTGAAGAACTGTTGGAGAGATTGCAGGCCGGGAGTGCCGAAAGAGCCGTTTAA
- a CDS encoding SDR family oxidoreductase, which yields MKNILIIGANGFTGRRILNDLSVNPIYHVTGCSLRDDICPGKDYRFVRTDIRDENEVRKLFKECRPDIVINTSALSVPDYCETHHAEAEATNVTAVETIAHVCEQYGSRFIHLSTDFVFDGKSTRLYKEEDEAIPVNYYGVTKLKAEKIIASICSNYAIVRVVVVYGKALPGQHGNILQLVANRLRNGETIRVVSDQWRTPTFVGDISVGVEKLMFHTANGIYHICGSECLTIAEIAYRVADFLKLDRSLIEPVTTEEMKEVTPRPRFSGLSIEKAKAEIGYTPRTLEEGMEASLF from the coding sequence ATGAAAAACATATTGATTATCGGTGCCAATGGATTTACGGGGCGCCGGATACTGAATGACTTATCGGTTAACCCTATATACCACGTCACAGGATGCTCGCTGAGAGATGACATTTGTCCCGGCAAAGATTATCGCTTCGTACGTACCGATATCCGGGACGAAAATGAAGTACGGAAATTATTTAAAGAATGCCGGCCGGATATCGTAATCAACACCTCTGCCCTTTCGGTACCGGACTATTGCGAAACCCATCATGCAGAAGCTGAAGCTACAAATGTTACAGCAGTCGAAACGATAGCACATGTTTGCGAACAGTATGGCAGCCGTTTCATCCATCTTTCCACGGACTTTGTATTTGACGGTAAAAGCACCCGGCTCTACAAGGAAGAAGATGAAGCGATTCCGGTGAATTATTACGGTGTTACGAAACTGAAAGCCGAAAAGATTATAGCCAGCATTTGTAGTAATTATGCCATAGTACGTGTAGTCGTCGTTTATGGAAAAGCCCTTCCGGGACAGCATGGCAACATCCTTCAGCTAGTAGCCAACCGGTTGAGAAACGGAGAAACGATCCGTGTCGTATCCGATCAATGGCGTACACCGACCTTTGTTGGAGATATTTCAGTAGGAGTAGAAAAGCTGATGTTTCATACAGCCAACGGCATCTATCATATTTGCGGCAGCGAATGCCTCACAATTGCCGAAATCGCCTACCGGGTGGCTGATTTTCTGAAACTGGATCGTTCATTGATCGAACCTGTCACTACCGAAGAAATGAAAGAGGTTACTCCCCGCCCGCGTTTCAGCGGATTAAGTATCGAAAAGGCTAAAGCCGAAATCGGGTACACCCCGCGCACATTGGAAGAAGGTATGGAGGCTTCTTTGTTCTAA
- a CDS encoding response regulator transcription factor, giving the protein MKEKIKVLLAEDELTLAMIIKDTLEEDDFILTIAANGEEGLRMFFDIRPDVLVADVMMPRMDGFEMVRRIRQTDKQTPVLFLTARSAINDVVEGFELGANDYLKKPFGMQELIIRIKALVGKAFSFNEEKKTTTRFEIGNYLFDSLAQTLTHAGLKQELSHRESEILKRLCENQNQVVNTQNVLLDLWGDDNFFNSRSLHVFITKLRHKLSADERIRIVNVRGIGYKLILN; this is encoded by the coding sequence ATGAAAGAGAAAATCAAAGTATTGTTGGCAGAGGACGAACTGACCCTCGCCATGATTATCAAAGACACACTCGAAGAGGACGACTTCATTCTCACTATTGCAGCCAACGGTGAAGAAGGATTACGCATGTTTTTCGATATTCGTCCGGACGTGCTGGTGGCCGATGTAATGATGCCCCGCATGGATGGCTTTGAAATGGTAAGACGTATCCGCCAGACCGATAAACAAACACCGGTACTTTTCCTGACAGCACGTTCGGCTATTAACGATGTGGTAGAAGGCTTCGAACTAGGCGCCAACGACTACCTGAAGAAGCCATTCGGCATGCAGGAGCTGATCATACGCATCAAAGCATTGGTTGGCAAAGCATTCAGTTTCAATGAAGAAAAGAAAACAACCACCCGGTTTGAGATAGGCAACTATTTGTTCGACTCTCTTGCACAAACACTGACACATGCCGGATTGAAGCAGGAGCTTTCTCATCGGGAATCGGAAATCCTGAAGCGACTTTGCGAGAATCAGAATCAAGTGGTCAACACACAGAATGTATTACTCGACCTATGGGGAGACGATAACTTTTTTAACTCAAGAAGTTTACACGTTTTCATCACAAAGCTCCGCCATAAACTGTCAGCCGACGAGCGAATTCGCATTGTCAATGTCAGAGGGATAGGATATAAACTGATCTTAAATTAA
- a CDS encoding ATP-binding protein codes for MAIFAYQAYWLVSMYHTMKSDMEHSIIEAMRTSDYNEMMLRIERMRRDDQDHGEISVSAGYNDEGGTLVRSSTMVHKEKIPGSRGIQQDSILKTERKLDTLIVVRNDQKEIKVVPQDSTSQEVKAAMLQTKGGLDILLKDQNTMLELATYFQRGLHSGLDVIMDPDFQSYDSLLTLSLQERGISLPYRIEYLHFGNTPDSSLLFTDTLGMGGTANYIPGPDAHTYDYTFDIHSHSLYRLRMDSVAGVIVHQMAGILITSFVILLILGFSFWFLIRTLLKQKTLEEMKSDFTNNITHELKTPIAVAYAANDALLNFGQADEKAKRDKYLSISQEQLQRLSGLVEQILTMSMEQRKTFRLRLEEITLATLLESLTEQHKLKAQNPIDIDYRVEPANLTVFADRTHFSNILSNLIDNAVKYSPGKAVIRIHCRETADNGKVEISVSDEGTGIAQEKQKHIFDKFYRVPTGNLHNVKGYGLGLYYVKTMIEKHGGTVCVKSEPGHGSTFTITL; via the coding sequence ATGGCCATCTTTGCCTACCAGGCATACTGGTTGGTTAGTATGTACCATACCATGAAAAGTGATATGGAACATTCGATTATCGAGGCTATGCGCACAAGTGATTACAATGAGATGATGTTACGCATAGAACGCATGCGTCGGGATGACCAAGATCATGGTGAAATCTCTGTTTCCGCCGGATACAATGATGAAGGTGGAACACTGGTTCGCAGCAGCACTATGGTCCATAAAGAAAAGATTCCGGGAAGTAGAGGAATACAACAAGATTCCATTCTCAAAACCGAACGGAAACTGGACACCCTGATCGTCGTTCGTAATGATCAGAAAGAAATAAAAGTAGTTCCGCAAGATTCCACTTCGCAGGAGGTAAAAGCTGCCATGCTGCAAACAAAAGGCGGGCTGGACATACTATTGAAAGATCAGAATACCATGCTCGAACTGGCCACTTACTTTCAAAGAGGATTGCACTCCGGCCTTGACGTTATCATGGATCCTGATTTTCAATCATACGATAGCCTGCTGACACTCAGTTTACAGGAAAGAGGAATCTCACTGCCGTATCGGATAGAATATCTGCATTTCGGCAATACGCCTGACTCCAGTTTACTTTTCACCGATACATTAGGAATGGGCGGTACGGCGAACTACATCCCCGGACCGGATGCCCATACGTACGACTACACTTTCGACATCCATTCCCATTCTCTCTACCGCCTTCGGATGGATTCAGTTGCAGGAGTGATCGTCCATCAGATGGCAGGAATACTTATTACTTCATTCGTCATTCTGTTGATTTTGGGATTCTCTTTCTGGTTCCTGATCCGCACATTGCTGAAACAAAAAACACTGGAAGAGATGAAAAGTGACTTCACCAACAATATCACCCATGAACTAAAGACTCCCATTGCCGTGGCATATGCAGCCAACGATGCTTTACTCAACTTCGGACAAGCTGACGAAAAAGCCAAACGGGACAAATATTTAAGTATCAGCCAGGAACAACTGCAAAGGCTTAGCGGACTGGTTGAACAGATACTGACGATGAGTATGGAACAACGCAAAACCTTCCGACTCCGTCTGGAAGAAATAACTCTTGCTACTTTGCTTGAATCATTGACAGAACAGCATAAACTCAAAGCACAAAATCCGATTGACATCGACTATAGAGTAGAACCGGCAAACCTTACAGTATTTGCCGACCGGACCCACTTCAGCAATATATTGAGCAACCTGATAGACAATGCAGTGAAATATTCACCGGGAAAGGCCGTCATCCGCATTCATTGCCGCGAAACAGCAGATAACGGAAAAGTGGAAATTTCTGTCAGCGACGAAGGAACAGGCATCGCACAAGAGAAACAAAAACATATATTCGATAAATTCTACCGCGTACCGACCGGTAACCTGCACAACGTAAAAGGATACGGACTGGGACTCTATTATGTAAAAACAATGATAGAAAAACATGGCGGAACAGTTTGTGTAAAAAGCGAACCCGGACACGGTAGCACATTCACCATCACGTTATGA
- a CDS encoding outer membrane beta-barrel family protein encodes MKRIYLTFVFAGAVCFQVAAQNADEDRILSADSLITMDGRLDSLYRSLPEVMVVGERPVVKAMQGKLVYDLPRLIQNFAVDNAYDAIKELPGVSEMNDNLTLGGKSVTVVLDGKVTTMTQEQLNTLLKSIPAGRIEKAEVMYSAPARYQVRGAMINICLKQGDFGKSTLQGEFFSDYRQKHYEYLTERASLLYSEHKFSADFLYSYSHGRNYFLTDKEALHALSDGTIHPISTNESQRSRSNRHNLRLAGDYVFAANHQLSVTYNAQFVNGFNLSTVDGTQISNARTRMTDQLHNARLDYHMPFGWKAGVEYTYYHSPSSQLLHSRMGSDELDFRVKDSQRINRWKLFLSGEHDLGNGWGMNYGAVYTTSLDNSHQYYHDPETDEIISGNSNMKSRRREQTLNFYAGFNKAFGDKLSLDASLAAEQFHTTVWNEWSLYPTFNINYAPAPGNVWQLSLSSDKSYPDYWATQDAVSYMGGGYSEIHGNPYLKPEINYQLQLTYVLNSKYMFNAWYSHTKDNATQTLYQSPERLVEIYKYFNFDFEQQAGVQAVVPFAIGRWLKSRFTLTGVYDRQKDSDFWDIPFDRKAYYAMLNMNHTVTLFSHPDIKLIVSGMIRSKAIQGIYDLPASGNLDIALRYGFANGKALLTLRCNDLLETGQISPRIYYAMQNVTNHYSAFREFGVSLTYKFGGYKEKKREGVDTSRFK; translated from the coding sequence ATGAAACGAATTTACTTGACTTTTGTGTTTGCAGGTGCTGTCTGCTTTCAGGTAGCGGCACAGAACGCGGATGAAGATCGGATACTTTCTGCGGATAGTCTGATTACGATGGATGGACGTTTAGACAGTTTGTACAGATCCTTGCCCGAAGTGATGGTGGTAGGTGAACGTCCGGTGGTGAAAGCAATGCAGGGAAAACTTGTATATGATTTGCCTCGACTTATTCAGAATTTTGCAGTAGACAATGCATATGACGCGATAAAGGAACTCCCCGGAGTGAGCGAAATGAATGATAATCTGACTTTAGGAGGAAAAAGTGTTACGGTTGTATTGGATGGCAAAGTAACCACAATGACTCAGGAACAACTGAACACTCTTTTAAAAAGCATTCCTGCCGGGCGTATTGAAAAGGCCGAAGTGATGTATTCGGCTCCTGCACGTTATCAGGTGCGGGGGGCTATGATAAATATCTGCCTGAAACAGGGAGACTTCGGGAAATCCACCTTGCAGGGTGAGTTTTTCAGTGATTATCGGCAAAAGCATTATGAATATTTGACTGAGCGTGCGAGCCTTCTGTATTCGGAACATAAATTCTCTGCAGACTTTCTTTACTCTTACAGTCATGGGCGAAACTATTTCCTGACGGATAAAGAGGCTTTGCACGCTTTGTCAGATGGTACGATACATCCCATAAGTACGAATGAATCTCAACGAAGCCGTTCGAATAGACACAACCTGCGTTTAGCCGGCGATTATGTATTTGCCGCAAACCATCAACTTAGTGTGACATACAATGCCCAATTTGTGAATGGTTTTAATCTGAGCACTGTAGACGGCACTCAAATTTCGAATGCCCGTACCCGTATGACCGACCAGCTCCATAATGCACGCCTCGATTATCATATGCCATTCGGATGGAAAGCCGGAGTGGAATATACTTATTATCATTCACCTTCTTCACAATTACTTCACAGTCGGATGGGGAGTGATGAACTGGATTTTCGTGTTAAAGACTCTCAGCGTATCAATCGTTGGAAACTTTTCCTCTCCGGAGAACATGATCTGGGCAATGGGTGGGGAATGAATTATGGGGCAGTTTATACGACAAGTTTGGACAACAGCCATCAATATTATCATGACCCTGAAACTGATGAAATAATATCGGGAAATAGCAATATGAAGTCTCGTCGTCGGGAACAAACACTTAATTTTTACGCCGGATTTAACAAGGCTTTTGGTGATAAATTGTCTTTAGATGCCTCATTGGCTGCCGAACAATTCCACACGACTGTATGGAATGAATGGAGCCTGTATCCGACTTTTAACATTAACTATGCTCCTGCACCGGGAAATGTATGGCAATTATCCCTCAGCAGTGATAAAAGTTATCCCGATTACTGGGCTACTCAGGATGCAGTTTCTTATATGGGTGGAGGATATTCCGAGATTCACGGCAATCCTTATTTGAAACCTGAGATTAACTACCAGCTACAGTTGACTTATGTTTTAAACAGTAAATATATGTTTAATGCATGGTATAGTCATACTAAGGATAATGCAACACAAACCCTTTATCAATCACCGGAGCGATTGGTTGAAATTTATAAGTATTTCAATTTTGATTTTGAACAGCAAGCCGGTGTACAGGCTGTTGTCCCATTTGCGATCGGACGCTGGCTGAAATCGCGTTTCACATTGACCGGCGTTTACGATCGTCAAAAAGACAGTGACTTTTGGGATATTCCTTTTGATCGGAAAGCATATTATGCGATGTTGAATATGAATCATACAGTGACTCTGTTCTCACATCCGGATATTAAGCTGATTGTGAGTGGAATGATACGCAGTAAGGCGATACAAGGCATCTATGATTTACCGGCATCCGGCAACTTGGACATAGCGCTCAGGTATGGTTTTGCCAATGGAAAGGCATTGCTGACTCTTCGATGTAATGACTTGCTTGAAACAGGGCAGATTTCACCGCGAATTTATTATGCTATGCAGAACGTGACCAACCATTACTCTGCTTTCCGTGAATTTGGTGTTTCGCTTACCTATAAGTTTGGAGGCTATAAAGAGAAGAAACGGGAGGGAGTGGATACCTCACGTTTCAAATAG
- a CDS encoding tetratricopeptide repeat-containing sensor histidine kinase, translated as MMRYIILLVLCAWTGIALAIDYHAKDSLLLQLKQTTIAAERINIYRNLADICFETPDEKTYLLNMYREAQKAGDTSGMLNALNDLVCGETKEYRMDSAYHYMELIKAIREPQETAPVLAYLQMRFFDTLCSHNETEEAITKELQFIEEKKSDEASLYSKIAQAYITGGSLHYNDMIKEALPYLETAMNLSKQLPPEKQILFVSIIVWKLSNTYSMLNKCDSAIRILDENLQTQQQYYKDHYQTQRPFYNMAIHELRFYTSLLTNAISEAPEKMDYYWQQIVKLNKKLTNPYDRYNYFLSMDNYYLNQKPQPHYEKALVANDSLIQIAQEIIPNNLPGLYDIQSQTYEAMGNFKEALAYLRIATQYKDSLTTENMQKQLGELQIKYEVNKLNNEKSQLEIKNKRILVICLSIILIIVIFVCLYLYHDLKKEKKMKFHLRNLKQKAEESEKMKTAFINSICHEIRTPLNSIVGFSDLIFNDEIDKETREGFSQEIQKSTILLTSLIDNMLEISSLDVSQEKLPCKEANLNSICIQEMTLLNRSHKPDIDYRIDLPEHPIILTTHEKYLSLVIEHLLNNANKFTEKGIITLHCHIDEARQQVHISVTDTGCGIPADKHKEVFERFSKLNAFTPGNGLGLYLCQLIIRRLSGKISIDPTYTGGIRITVILPVQ; from the coding sequence ATGATGCGATATATAATCCTCTTAGTCTTGTGCGCCTGGACCGGAATAGCATTGGCCATAGATTACCATGCAAAAGACAGTCTTTTATTACAATTAAAACAAACGACAATAGCTGCAGAACGAATCAATATTTACCGAAACCTGGCGGACATTTGTTTTGAAACCCCTGATGAAAAGACATATTTGCTCAACATGTATAGAGAAGCCCAAAAGGCTGGCGATACATCGGGTATGCTCAATGCCTTAAATGATCTTGTATGCGGAGAGACAAAAGAATATCGTATGGATTCAGCATATCATTATATGGAACTGATAAAAGCAATCCGGGAGCCGCAAGAAACAGCCCCTGTATTGGCTTACCTTCAAATGCGATTTTTCGATACACTATGCAGCCACAATGAAACAGAAGAAGCTATCACAAAAGAATTGCAATTTATAGAAGAAAAGAAATCTGATGAAGCATCACTTTACAGTAAAATCGCCCAAGCTTACATCACCGGTGGTAGCCTTCATTACAATGACATGATAAAGGAGGCACTCCCCTATCTGGAAACAGCAATGAACTTATCTAAGCAATTGCCTCCGGAAAAGCAAATCTTATTTGTATCGATCATTGTTTGGAAATTATCCAATACATACAGTATGCTGAATAAATGTGATTCAGCCATCCGGATTTTAGATGAGAATCTGCAAACCCAACAACAATATTACAAAGATCACTATCAAACACAACGTCCTTTTTATAATATGGCGATACACGAATTACGCTTTTATACATCTCTATTGACTAATGCCATTTCGGAGGCTCCCGAAAAAATGGATTATTACTGGCAACAAATAGTTAAATTGAACAAAAAGCTAACCAATCCGTACGATCGATATAACTATTTTCTATCGATGGATAACTATTATCTGAATCAAAAGCCCCAACCCCATTATGAAAAAGCATTGGTGGCTAATGATAGTCTGATACAAATTGCACAAGAAATAATCCCAAACAATCTACCGGGATTATACGACATTCAATCACAAACCTACGAAGCCATGGGTAACTTCAAAGAGGCATTGGCATACCTCAGAATAGCGACTCAATATAAAGATTCGCTGACTACTGAAAATATGCAAAAGCAATTGGGTGAACTCCAGATAAAATATGAAGTGAATAAGTTGAACAATGAAAAGTCACAACTTGAAATTAAAAACAAACGTATTCTGGTGATATGCCTGTCTATCATTCTGATAATTGTAATCTTTGTCTGTCTGTATTTATATCACGACCTGAAAAAAGAGAAAAAGATGAAGTTTCATCTCCGGAACCTCAAGCAAAAAGCCGAAGAAAGTGAAAAGATGAAGACAGCTTTCATAAACTCTATTTGCCACGAGATACGTACGCCACTCAATTCGATTGTAGGTTTCTCCGACTTGATATTCAATGATGAGATAGATAAAGAAACCCGTGAAGGTTTTTCACAAGAGATTCAGAAAAGTACAATTCTACTTACTTCATTAATCGATAATATGCTTGAAATATCCAGTCTGGATGTATCACAAGAGAAGTTACCTTGCAAAGAAGCGAATCTTAATTCTATCTGTATACAAGAGATGACATTATTAAATCGGTCTCATAAACCCGATATAGACTATCGGATTGACTTGCCGGAACACCCCATCATACTGACCACACACGAGAAATATTTATCATTAGTCATAGAGCATCTATTGAACAATGCAAATAAGTTCACTGAAAAAGGCATTATCACCCTCCATTGTCACATCGACGAAGCACGCCAACAAGTTCATATAAGCGTAACAGATACCGGATGTGGTATACCGGCAGACAAACATAAGGAGGTTTTCGAACGATTCTCCAAGCTCAATGCATTCACTCCGGGTAACGGATTGGGACTTTATTTGTGCCAACTGATCATCCGCAGATTGTCCGGAAAGATAAGCATTGACCCAACATATACAGGAGGTATCAGAATAACAGTGATTTTACCTGTTCAATGA